A segment of the Salminus brasiliensis chromosome 1, fSalBra1.hap2, whole genome shotgun sequence genome:
TATCAGGTCAACGTTGGAAGCTGTTGGAGCTGGCCTGCTCTACCCGTGTGGTTTAAGGAACCTGCTTATTTCTGACTTCACAAACACCATTTCTGTCAGGATTTCCAGTGCCATCCTACCCACATTTAAAACAGAATAGAAAGTGTAATCGCCCTTTTCAGTTCATTTCATACAATAATGCTGGAAGGTAGGCATTTATTTACAGAAGTGGCGCAGGTGTTCCAGGAGGGTTTCACCACAGAAGATTTAAGAATGCTCTTATGCAAGTGAATTTTAATCACATATCTGAATTCTCTGCTTCGCTTCATGTGACTGACTGAGAGCAGCGGGTGCAAACACGTTTATACAAGGTCACCTTCTGAACATAGTGATGCTGTACACTTCACATAAGCTCTGCTGGAAAGCAATGACTCTCCTAATAATACAACAGCAGAGTGTCACACATTTTCTAACCTTTTATATTGGCATTACTGTAAAACTTTCTTTAAGTTGTTGTCAAGCTAGTACACCTGCAGGAGCCCCAAGACCCAAAGCACAACCAGGTTGCAAGCTAAATGACAGCAGCAGGGATATTAAACAACAACACCATAGAaagaatttagtttttttaactCGTGTTTAAATATTAGATCAAAATTCACAGCCAGCTTTAGATATGCAAATAAGCAGTTTGGCATTCAAAAGTCTATATGCCTGTAGATGTTGACTCAGATAAGCATTACTCATACTCCCCCTCGTTTAGCAGATAGCAGGCCAAAGCCAGCATGTTTGCTTAAATCCTTACTGATGCATCACTGAATGTACTATTTCAATACACTGTATACCTAGTGGGTGTAGTGGAGCATACCACTAATGGCCCAGGATCCTAATTAAAACAGGTCATAAGATCAATCACTGCAGTCAGCGAGGCATGACAATATTGGTTATCAATACtaacaaacacagacagcaccAGGGACCAGGGATTTATATAACACTTGAAATTTGCAGTCCACCTGCAAATAGAGGGCACAGAGCTCTCCTGACCTGATCTGACAGAGTACCTGAGCTTAATACTGCATTCACAAGTTCAACACCACTCCTTATTAGGCTTAGAAGTGTTGCATCTGAACAATCCTTAAAAAGTCTCTAAGGGTGTTTCACTCTTTTTCAGCTGTTGCAGGTACACCAGGAATCCCAGGTACACCTGGTGAACCTGGTCCCCAAGGCCCCCCTGGCCCCCCAGGCCCACAAGGCCCCGGTGGAATAGGACACCCAGGACCAGTGGGGCCACCTGGACCACCTGGACCTTCCGGTTATTCTTCACCTGGAAAGCCTGGAGGCCCAGGATCTCCTGGAAAACCAGGTGCTAATGGAATGCCAGGAGAAAGAGGAATTCCAGGACCTGCAGGACCACAGGGAGCAAGAGGAGCACCAGGATCTCCTGGCAGCCCAGGTCCTGCCGGCTACTCTGCTCCTGGAAAGCCAGGAGCACACGGCCCACCAGGTGCAATGGGGCCTAGAGGAGAGCCTGGGCAAAAAGGACTCCCGGGTATTCCTGGTGCACCTGGCCATAAAGGAGATCCAGGACACGGTATCCCAGGAAGTCCTGGTGGCCCTGGTCCAATCGGTCCAGTGGGCCCTCCTGGTCAGCCTGGTCAACCAGGAATTGGAAAGAGTGGTGCAACTGGATACCCTGGTGAACCCGGAAAGCCAGGTATGCCAGGTAGAGATGGGGCTCCAGGCCCCATGGGCGCACCAGGGCTAAAGGGACACACAGGCGCTCCAGGCATTGGTGCACCTGGCAAACCAGGTCAGAATGGTCCTGCCGGTATTCCCGGTCCAGTTGGCGCAAAAGGTCCTCAGGGTCCAGCGGGACAGCCCGGAGCTCCTGGTCTGCCAGGTGTTGGTAAGAGCGGCGCACCAGGATTGCCAGGAGACAGAGGTGCACCCGGTTCTTCAGGAACAACAGGACAAAAAGGAGAGCCAGGCCCAACAGGTTTTACAGGTCAGCCAGGTGCTATGGGGCCTATTGGTCCAGCTGGTCCTCAGGGTGCTAGGGGATTCCAGGGTGAGGCAGGTCCAGCAGGGCCTAAGGGTGATCATGGTATGGTTGGGGCACCTGGTCCAAGAGGGGCAAAGGGAGAGCAAGGAGCACAAGGCTACTCAGGAAAACCAGGAATTCCAGGGGCAGCAGGTCCACCAGGTGCTACTGGTCCAGTGGGTCATCAGGGTCCTAAAGGTGAGGCAGGTTTTACAGGGGCACCAGGCATTCCAGGAGCTGTTGGCCCTGCAGGTGTTAAAGGACATCCAGGGCAGCAAGGTGCACCAGGTGCCAGGGGAGAAAACGGCATTCCCGGGGCAAGAGGACCAGTTGGGCCAGCAGGGCCATCTGGGCCTCAAGGTAGCAAAGGTCATCCTGGTCTCCCAGGGCCCCCTGGCCCATCAGGATTAACAGCCAAAGGAATATCTGGCCCACAAGGTCCTCCAGGAATACCTGGTGCAAGAGGTCATGATGGTCTCCCAGGTCCAGCTGGACCTCCTGGTCCCCCTGGCCCACCAGGTGAGATCATTTACCATCATGAGAAGAGCATGCCCATCAAATCTCATGAGTATGAGATCATGCCTCTCAGTCACGAGCTGGTGAAGGCCCCAGTGTCGGCCTTTACAGCTCTTTTGACCAGTGCTTACCCTAATGCAGGTACTCCAATTGTGTTCAGTCAGATTGTGTACAATGGAGAGAACCACTATGATTCTCACTCAGGTGTGTTTACCTGCCAGGTTCCAGGACTTTACTACTTCGCCTTCCACATGCATGTCAATGGGGCTAACGCACTGGTAGCACTTTACAAAAATAGTGAGCCAGTTCTGTTTTCCTATGATGAGTACAACAAAGGTTTCCTGGATCAGTTGTCTGGCAGTGCTGTCCTTTTGCTACACGCTGGTGACAGAGTGTATGTTCAGGTTCCAGATGAACAGTCCAATGGCATCTATGCTGATGACAATGTCCACTGTTCTTTCTCTGGGTTCTTGATTGCCTCTACGTGATCAAGACGCTACATAAAACCTCAAACGTTTCAAGTAAactttatttttcttaaaaaaatatattaaaaatgccCCTCAGAGCCATTAGACATTTGCAAATTAGGGAAAAGTAACTACTTAATAAATGCAGTGTCTCAGTAAATTAAGGTGTCTGGAATAATTTCTGGACAATAACAAAATGTCTGTCAagtgaaagagaagaaaaacactgaaaccaTTGACCATGGTGGACAGACTATGACATATCCCTggaaagtattaaaaaaaattctgtcTAAAAAACAGTCCTGCAGTGCTAAATATGCAGCGTTTGTCTACAAACCGAGCTGGTGCTAATTCATACTTTACAGTGGTGCTCTCCTAAGGCCTGTAAATTATGCTAAGATGATCCGCTATTAAGTATGTTTTAGAGTTTCATTTCTAAAGTTCAGTATTACTTTACCAAAATATATATGGATTCATTTAAAGTTTCTGTTTCTGGAACACTAAATTGTATGTGTATAAAATGATATGGATGAAAAACTGGATACATTTATTATGCAACTCTGTTACTGCACAAGGTGTCTCATGCTATGCACATCATTGTGAACAACACAAATAAAGTTTTAGTGCCAACATTGTGTATGAGTGCTTTCCTTGGTCTCCATGTCAAAGACAGGATAACTCACTTTTCTTAATGCGTATGTTTTTTAACAGTGTTCACATTATACTAAAAGACCTCTGACAGACAAAACATGATGGGTAGAACCTACTTGACTAAGAACTCTTCTTAGTTGCTATACTTCAGTATTATTGTGGTAGAGTACTAGAGTGTACTCTACTACTAAACtatacaaagaaaaagaaaaaatgtttttaactaagatattttaattgagttagactgtgatacagtactcatactttcactatagtacagtttctgctcttttaattgagttagactgtgatacagtattcatactttcactatagtagtttctgctcttttaattgagttagattgtgatacagtactcatactttcactatattACAGTTCCTGCTTTAttaatttagttagattgtgatatagtactcatactttcactatagtagtttctgctcttttaattgagttagattgtgatacagtactcatactttcactatagtagtttctgctcttttaatggagttagactgtgatacagtatcatactttcactatagtagtttctgctcttttcatggtgttagactgtgatacagtactcatactttcactatagtacagtttctgctcatTTAATGGTgttagactgtgatacagtactcatactttcactatagtagtttctgctcttttaatggagttagactgtgatacagtactcatactttcactatagtacagtttctgctcatTTAATGGTgttagactgtgatacagtatcatactttcactatagtacagtgtcTGCTCTTTtcattgagttagattgtgatacagtactcatactttcactatagtagtttctgctcttttaatggagttagactgtgatacagtatcatactttcactatagtatagtttctgctcttttcattgagttagattgttatacagtactcatactttcactatagtacagtgtcTGCTCTTTTAGTTGAGTTAGATTGTTATACAATACTCATACATtcactatagtagtttctgctcttttaatggagttagactgtgatacagtatcatactttcactatagtacagtgtcTGCTCTtctaattgagttagattgtgatacagtactcatactttcactatagtacagtttctgctcttttcattgagttagactgtgatacagtactcatacttccactatagtacagtttctgctcttttcatggagttagattgtgatacagtacttatactttcactgtagtacagtttctgctcttttaattgagttagactgtgatacagtactcatactttcactatattacagtttctgctcttttaattgagttagactgtgatacagtactcatactttcactatattacagtttctgctcttttcattgagttagattgtgatacagtactcatactttcactatagtagtgtctgctcttttaattgagttagattgttatacagtactcatactttcactatagtagtttctgctcttttaatggagttagactgtgatacagtatcatactttcactgtaGTACAGTGTCTGCTCTTTtcattgagttagattgtgatacagtactcatactttcactgtagtagtttctgctcttttcattgagttagattgtgatacagtactcatactttcactgtagtacagtttctgctcttttaattgagttagattgtgatacagtactcatactttcactatattacagtttctgctcttttcatTGAGTAagactgtgatacagtactcatactttcactatagtacagtgtctgctcttttaattgagttagattgtgatacagtactcatactttcactatagtacagtgtctgctcttttaattgagttagattgtgatacagtactcatactttcactgtagtacagtttctgctcttttaattgagttagattgtgatacagtactcatactttcactatattacagtttctgctcttttcatTGAGTAagactgtgatacagtactcatactttcactatagtagtttctgctcttttcattgagttagattgtgatacagtactcatactttatGCTCTTTAATGCTCCTAGAAATGTACTGACGTACCTCGAAATGCTGACGTGTTGTAATTGTGATCGATGGCAGCAACCATGTCCTTCCAAAAGTCAGGTGTAACTTCACTGCCTCGCTGTTAGAAAACATGTCATATGCAGCTTGGTTTTAAAATCAAAACAATTTAGCATAGAGTATAGACGAGGGTAAACAAGATTTTCATATGACTCATGACATTTTTGTAGCTTGTATAAGGTTGTTGTTACCTTGTGCAACATGTCCACCACTCGAGCGCAGAGAAGCGCTCCAGGAAGGTCAAAATAGTTGTCATAGAAATAGTACTTAGCTGCAGAGAAAGCAATGAAATGATATGAGCGACCACATTAACATAACACAGACCttgtattgtgtttatatattccttctcctttaaagtaaaaaaaaccatgtacagacaaacagagaaagagtaagagagtgaCTGTGTATTACCAGAGCGTGTAAATGTACTATTGAGGCTGTTGAAGTGCTTCCATTCTCTTTTGGGACCATAGTGCTTTATTATCTCCTCCTGGCTCAGATCCTGAGTGCCATGAGTGGCCctgtttaaaataaacaaaaataataaaaacaatttaattacagttagatagatatatagatagatatagatatatgtaggtaggtagatagagaCACTCTGTGCAAAAGTCTGTGTTCAAATGACATATATTTTGACTGagtaataatacattatatttGTATAGTGCCTTTTCAATACccaaatacattaatacataaaaaacaacaattcaTATATGCTAAGGCAGAAGAGAAAATGACAGAATTAGAGAGATTCAGGACACAGGAAGGTTGTATGTAAGAGATAATGGATGTGTTTTAAGGTTGGATTTGAACAGAGACCGTGTAACTGTTGAATTTGTGGTGGGAGAGTTCCAGAGGTGTGTTGCAAGTCTGGAGAATGCTTGATCACCAAATCATGTGGATGTTGAAAAAGTGAATGGTAAGCAGATCTGGAAATGCACTTGGGATTTTGAACTGAATGTGGTATTTTGTAGCCAGTGAACGTTTTGGAGAACTGGTGTAAAGTGGAGATGAGGTCGGGTGTGAGTGAGGAGACAAGTAGCGGTATTCCAAGTAATGAAGAGTATAAACAAGTGAACTACAGTCATAAACAGTTAAATGTGCAGTAGCATGTTAATCAATTCAATTAGTCTTACCGTAAAACAGTTCCATCCTCGGCCAATTTGACCAGGTTTCCCTCCTCCAGGTCCACCACCAGACCCTtaaagctgcacacacacacacgcacacacacacacacacacacacacacacacacacacacacacaaaaaaaaaatcatcagatAAAAAGTCGGGTTTAGCATCAAAGCTTAAGTGCTGATTGACACTGGAGGTTCAACGTTCTGCTGCAGTTCTAAAGTTCACAGTACTTAAGTAGTTt
Coding sequences within it:
- the col10a1b gene encoding uncharacterized protein col10a1b, with the protein product MDLYVTSVLLLLVALAEARPDPYYHVKKVPYPTKSHAVAGTPGIPGTPGEPGPQGPPGPPGPQGPGGIGHPGPVGPPGPPGPSGYSSPGKPGGPGSPGKPGANGMPGERGIPGPAGPQGARGAPGSPGSPGPAGYSAPGKPGAHGPPGAMGPRGEPGQKGLPGIPGAPGHKGDPGHGIPGSPGGPGPIGPVGPPGQPGQPGIGKSGATGYPGEPGKPGMPGRDGAPGPMGAPGLKGHTGAPGIGAPGKPGQNGPAGIPGPVGAKGPQGPAGQPGAPGLPGVGKSGAPGLPGDRGAPGSSGTTGQKGEPGPTGFTGQPGAMGPIGPAGPQGARGFQGEAGPAGPKGDHGMVGAPGPRGAKGEQGAQGYSGKPGIPGAAGPPGATGPVGHQGPKGEAGFTGAPGIPGAVGPAGVKGHPGQQGAPGARGENGIPGARGPVGPAGPSGPQGSKGHPGLPGPPGPSGLTAKGISGPQGPPGIPGARGHDGLPGPAGPPGPPGPPGEIIYHHEKSMPIKSHEYEIMPLSHELVKAPVSAFTALLTSAYPNAGTPIVFSQIVYNGENHYDSHSGVFTCQVPGLYYFAFHMHVNGANALVALYKNSEPVLFSYDEYNKGFLDQLSGSAVLLLHAGDRVYVQVPDEQSNGIYADDNVHCSFSGFLIAST